A stretch of DNA from Lotus japonicus ecotype B-129 chromosome 4, LjGifu_v1.2:
AAGGGCCCCACCTTCTTTGACTTGTCTCCCATTCGCTGCTTGCtgatttttgtttttccacGGTTCCCATCCTTGTTGAGTTCAACCCTAGTGGGCCGCTGGGTCCCTCCACTAGTGTCGTTATTGGTCTTGGAATTCTGGGCCTTGTTCCCTCTTGAATTTCGTTGCTCATCATTAGATTTGAATTTCCCATGATTTGCTCCCCCATCATTATCCCAtgatttcagtggtttcttttttttctttgacaCAGTCATCCACTCTCCAAGTATCTCCACTTCCGCTACGTCAATCATGGGATTTTGGGCCCCCTGGTTTCGTTCTCTTTCCCTAACCTCCACCGCAATATTCGCCACGTGGGTAGGGTTGGCGTCTGATTGGGTCCCACCATCGTTTAACGGTGTGGAACTGGTGTAGCTAGGGTTTGGCACCGCCTCCGCCATCTTTACTCCCTCACCGCCACCATTGACTGCTTCGGTTGCCTGATTGTTAGTAACAGTTGCACTGTCCCTGTCCTTTCCCTTGCCACCATTCCTGGAGGCACCTGTTTCTTTAGCTTCTCCGGTGGAGCTCCCTTGCATTCTCGGCTGCGGTGGCCATATCAGCCACATTTGGTGCATATGATGTGGAGTCCCTCATACTCCACTTTGTACCAAAAGTCCTCGATGCATATTCTACCAATAACTGCCTTTGTGAGATCCAGCTCCACGCAAATGCGGGCAAACCTTCCTCTATCTCCCGAGAGCGTATTGATATCGACCTTAATGGGACGCCCAATCACGCGGGCTACGGACATAAGGAAGCTTTCATCATAAAATGCGACATTCAGACCCGGGATTCGGATCCAGGCCAGCGTTCTCTGAACTCTTGCTGCCGGAGAAATAAATTCCGGGCTCCAAGTGGATACTGCCAGATAATGATCAAAGATCATCCATGGGCCGCCGCCGATCACCTTGTTCTTGTCCTCGTCCTTGTCAAAGGTTACTAGATAAAACCCATTATCCACATCCATTAACTCAAAACCAGCCGTTGGTTTCCATGTGCTGTCTAACTTTGCCTTCATCGTTCGGTAGC
This window harbors:
- the LOC130712838 gene encoding uncharacterized protein LOC130712838; protein product: MDVEMERVVTADGEDDLGRKKPPEGGPTHQRMSFKEKLMGTKEKQPAKERVDLFEAGKMTVEYVDDNPMLPRIRVDRSVIEGMCAPWKEALVICLLGKRLGYRTMKAKLDSTWKPTAGFELMDVDNGFYLVTFDKDEDKNKVIGGGPWMIFDHYLAVSTWSPEFISPAARVQRTLAWIRIPGLNVAFYDESFLMSVARVIGRPIKVDINTLSGDRGRFARICVELDLTKAVIGRICIEDFWYKVEYEGLHIICTKCG